A genomic segment from Flavobacterium sp. 9R encodes:
- a CDS encoding S8 family serine peptidase produces the protein MKKIVFLFFLFQSFLVFSQQDAWVYFGDKANVQNYLDNPQLMLSQRAIDRRTRQKIAFDSKDVPIPASYIKAVKESAGITIMGQSKWLNALHVRGTQADITSLKNLAFVTKISFADKSLNATGKTIAVSKSQQIQKKYNTAITYNYGTSANQIQMLNGHLLHQQNYTGSGKIIAVLDAGFPGVDTQLPFKKLRDNNQILGGYNYVNRSSNYYTGDNHGTLVLSTMGGNQDQALVGTAPDASYYLFVTENDASENPIEETLWVEAAEKADSLGVDIINSSLGYFDFDNSKYSYTYEDMNGATTFISRGAEIAFSRGMLVVASAGNSGNTTNPNIAAPADAVSVLTIGAVTASKSRASFSSIGPSFDGRVKPEVMAQGQASVVSDEFGNIGTANGTSFSSPILAGMVACLWQALPDKTNKEIRDLIIQSADKYLTPTPQLGYGIPDFSAAVNKGLLATIDIQIASFSLYPNPAKGTVYVTLPSTVDEVHLTIYSLLGQKIMEVPFTKSTPSFSVETLWNGVYLYTIQGGNFSAQGKIIKY, from the coding sequence ATGAAAAAAATAGTTTTTTTATTTTTCTTATTCCAATCTTTTTTGGTTTTTTCACAACAAGATGCTTGGGTGTATTTTGGTGATAAAGCCAATGTTCAAAACTATTTAGACAATCCTCAATTGATGCTTTCACAACGTGCTATTGATAGAAGAACGCGACAAAAAATTGCCTTTGACAGCAAGGATGTTCCCATTCCAGCTTCGTATATAAAAGCTGTAAAAGAGTCGGCGGGAATCACAATTATGGGGCAATCAAAATGGCTAAATGCGTTGCATGTTCGAGGTACTCAAGCGGATATTACTTCTCTTAAAAATTTAGCTTTTGTTACTAAGATTAGCTTCGCGGATAAGTCCTTAAATGCTACAGGGAAAACAATAGCTGTGTCAAAATCACAGCAAATTCAAAAAAAATATAACACTGCTATTACGTATAATTATGGCACTTCAGCTAATCAAATTCAGATGTTGAATGGTCATTTATTGCATCAGCAAAATTATACGGGGAGTGGTAAAATTATAGCAGTTTTGGATGCTGGATTTCCTGGCGTAGACACCCAATTGCCGTTTAAAAAATTGAGAGATAATAATCAGATTTTGGGCGGATACAATTATGTGAATAGAAGTTCTAACTACTATACGGGAGATAATCACGGTACGTTGGTGCTTTCTACTATGGGCGGGAATCAAGACCAAGCTTTGGTCGGAACGGCTCCTGATGCGTCTTATTATCTTTTTGTTACAGAGAATGATGCATCAGAAAATCCTATTGAAGAAACGCTTTGGGTAGAAGCTGCAGAGAAAGCAGATAGTTTGGGTGTGGATATCATTAATAGTTCGTTAGGTTATTTTGATTTTGATAATTCTAAATATAGCTATACTTATGAAGATATGAATGGCGCAACAACATTTATTAGCCGAGGAGCCGAGATTGCTTTTAGTAGAGGAATGCTTGTGGTGGCTTCTGCGGGAAATTCAGGGAACACAACTAATCCCAATATTGCTGCTCCAGCAGATGCAGTTTCTGTTCTTACGATTGGAGCAGTAACAGCCAGTAAGTCCAGAGCTTCTTTTAGTTCGATTGGTCCCTCGTTTGATGGTAGGGTTAAGCCAGAAGTGATGGCGCAAGGACAAGCTTCTGTTGTTTCGGATGAATTTGGGAACATTGGTACGGCCAACGGAACTTCTTTTTCGAGTCCAATTCTAGCAGGAATGGTGGCGTGCTTATGGCAAGCTTTACCCGATAAAACCAATAAAGAAATCAGAGATTTGATTATTCAATCTGCCGATAAATATTTGACTCCAACGCCACAACTGGGCTATGGAATTCCGGATTTTAGTGCGGCTGTAAATAAAGGACTTCTAGCGACAATAGACATTCAGATTGCTTCATTTTCTTTGTATCCCAATCCTGCCAAAGGAACGGTTTATGTGACTTTGCCTTCGACAGTAGACGAGGTGCACCTTACTATTTATTCTTTATTGGGACAAAAAATAATGGAAGTACCTTTTACAAAATCAACACCTTCTTTTTCTGTAGAAACCTTGTGGAATGGAGTATA
- a CDS encoding toxin-antitoxin system YwqK family antitoxin, whose protein sequence is MINKGLFLILFFQISALLAQGTTNQLDSEGKKNGLWRGYYEESKRLRYEGTFLHGKEVGVFKYFDDTKAADVIATREFNEKDNSAYTIFYNQNKFKVSEGKVVNKLFEGEWIYYHFNSKEIMTKEFYDKGKLSGLRTVYFPDGKVAEETHYVDGLKHGSCKIYSDKGIVLEETVYQKGQYNGPAIFRDTNGFIASKGNFVLGKKEGVWEFYEKDKLVKKRNMSYPEGLTKRKKN, encoded by the coding sequence ATGATTAATAAGGGATTGTTTTTGATTTTATTTTTCCAGATTTCAGCCTTGTTGGCACAAGGGACTACCAATCAATTGGATAGTGAGGGTAAGAAAAATGGACTTTGGAGAGGGTATTATGAAGAATCCAAAAGGTTGCGTTATGAAGGAACTTTTTTGCACGGTAAAGAAGTAGGTGTTTTTAAATATTTTGATGATACGAAAGCAGCAGATGTGATTGCCACTCGCGAGTTTAACGAAAAAGACAATTCAGCGTATACTATTTTTTACAATCAAAATAAGTTTAAGGTAAGTGAAGGCAAGGTGGTTAATAAACTCTTTGAAGGAGAATGGATTTATTATCACTTCAATTCGAAAGAGATAATGACAAAAGAATTTTATGATAAAGGAAAATTGTCAGGATTGAGAACGGTTTATTTTCCTGATGGTAAAGTAGCTGAAGAAACTCACTACGTAGATGGACTTAAACACGGGAGTTGCAAAATTTATTCTGATAAAGGTATCGTTTTAGAAGAAACAGTTTATCAAAAGGGACAATATAATGGCCCTGCGATTTTTAGAGATACTAATGGTTTTATTGCTTCCAAAGGAAATTTTGTGTTGGGTAAAAAAGAGGGTGTTTGGGAGTTTTATGAAAAAGATAAGTTAGTGAAGAAACGAAATATGAGTTATCCTGAAGGCCTTACCAAGCGTAAAAAGAATTAA
- the mnmA gene encoding tRNA 2-thiouridine(34) synthase MnmA, with protein sequence MKKRVVVGLSGGVDSSVAAYLLQQEGYEVIGLFMKNWHDDSVTISNECPWLEDSNDALLVAEKLGIPFQTVDLSEQYQEKIVDYMFSEYEKGRTPNPDVLCNREIKFAVFLEIALSLGADYVATGHYCQKRTTEIDGKPLYHLIAGADTNKDQSYFLCQLSQEQLAKSLFPIGALTKPQVREIAAEMELVTAEKKDSQGLCFIGKVRLPEFLQQKLQPKEGQIIQIDKNHSVYSSSDETETLDSLSHKITYTPEMGKVVGKHQGAHYFTVGQRKGLNVGGTTEPLFVIATDVVTNTIYTGLSSNHPGLFRRGLFIDASETHWIRTDLALSVGESKEVMARIRYRQPLQKATLHQEEKGMYVIFDEPQSAITEGQFVAWYQEDELLGSGVIA encoded by the coding sequence ATGAAAAAGAGAGTAGTTGTTGGTCTTTCTGGAGGTGTAGATTCTAGTGTTGCGGCTTATTTGTTGCAACAAGAAGGATATGAAGTTATTGGGCTATTTATGAAAAATTGGCACGATGACTCAGTAACAATATCCAATGAATGCCCTTGGTTAGAAGATAGCAATGATGCTTTATTGGTAGCCGAAAAATTAGGAATCCCTTTCCAAACGGTTGACCTTAGTGAACAATACCAAGAAAAGATTGTGGATTACATGTTCAGTGAATATGAGAAAGGACGTACTCCAAACCCTGATGTATTGTGTAATCGCGAAATTAAATTTGCTGTTTTTTTAGAAATTGCTTTGAGTCTAGGAGCAGATTATGTGGCTACTGGACATTATTGCCAAAAGCGAACTACAGAAATAGACGGGAAACCCTTGTATCACCTTATCGCAGGTGCTGATACTAACAAAGATCAATCTTATTTTTTATGTCAATTGTCGCAAGAACAGTTGGCTAAATCTTTGTTTCCAATTGGTGCATTAACGAAACCTCAAGTTCGTGAAATAGCAGCCGAAATGGAATTGGTTACCGCAGAGAAAAAAGATTCTCAAGGTTTATGTTTTATTGGTAAAGTACGTTTACCAGAGTTTTTACAACAAAAATTGCAACCCAAAGAAGGTCAAATTATCCAAATAGACAAAAATCACAGTGTGTATTCATCCTCTGATGAAACTGAGACTCTTGATTCTTTGTCTCATAAAATCACTTACACTCCAGAAATGGGCAAGGTAGTTGGGAAACACCAAGGCGCTCATTATTTTACAGTTGGTCAAAGAAAAGGGCTTAACGTTGGTGGTACAACAGAGCCTTTGTTTGTTATCGCTACTGATGTGGTGACCAATACAATTTACACAGGCTTGTCTAGCAATCATCCTGGATTGTTTAGAAGAGGATTGTTTATTGATGCCTCTGAAACACATTGGATTCGTACCGATTTAGCCTTGTCAGTGGGTGAGTCTAAAGAAGTAATGGCGAGAATTCGTTACCGTCAGCCGTTGCAAAAAGCCACGTTGCATCAAGAAGAAAAAGGAATGTATGTGATTTTTGATGAACCACAATCGGCTATTACTGAAGGACAATTTGTGGCTTGGTACCAAGAGGACGAATTGTTAGGCTCTGGGGTTATAGCTTAG
- the yidC gene encoding membrane protein insertase YidC yields MEEKKIDINSIIGFILIFGILVWIMYQNQPDPKVVAAEKAQKELVLKAQKAKELANKAVEKATVAVATGDSTQLVALQKTLGNFAYSATLPSAKNDFTTIENEVIKLKIANKGGYIAEATLKNFEKFKKGSGQLVELIKNNNANLNIVLQTNDNRTLNTKDLFFEPTLTKIGADQVLSMKLKSGPNSFLEYKYVVKPNDYMIGFDVRSQGLNQVLNTAKPLDLEWDLKAFRNEKSISYENKYTEIYFEHKEGKVDYAGLGAKEEETLEKPTFIAFKQHFFTSILVSKTPFEKAQLVSTNLMNDEKVDTTFTKSFKANLPLAFTNGELDYKLNWYIGPSDYKTLAHYDQNLEKIITLGWGIIGWINRFIFVPLFGFLGSYIAYGIAIILFTILIKLAMSPITFKSFLSQAKMKVLRPEIAELGEKFKKDPMKKQQETMKLYNKAGVNPMAGCIPALIQMPFLMASFQFFPSAFELRQQKFLWADDLSSFDEIVKLPFHIPLYGDHISLFPILAAIAIFFYMKMTSGDQQMAAPQQEGMPDMAKMMKIMIYVSPLMMLFFFNSYGAGLSLYNFISNLVTILIMLVIKRYFIDGDKIHAQIQENKLKEPKKQGRFQRKLQEAMEQAEAQKAAQQKKK; encoded by the coding sequence ATGGAAGAAAAAAAGATTGACATTAATTCAATTATCGGTTTTATATTGATTTTTGGAATTTTGGTTTGGATTATGTACCAAAACCAACCCGATCCTAAAGTTGTTGCGGCTGAAAAAGCCCAAAAAGAATTGGTTTTAAAAGCTCAAAAAGCAAAAGAATTGGCGAATAAAGCAGTTGAAAAAGCAACTGTTGCGGTAGCTACTGGCGATTCTACTCAATTGGTAGCTTTGCAAAAAACATTAGGAAATTTTGCTTATTCTGCGACGTTACCTTCTGCAAAAAATGATTTTACTACGATTGAAAATGAAGTGATAAAATTAAAAATTGCTAATAAAGGTGGTTATATCGCTGAGGCAACTTTGAAAAACTTTGAAAAATTCAAAAAAGGTTCTGGTCAGTTGGTAGAATTGATAAAAAATAATAATGCTAATTTGAATATTGTTTTGCAAACCAATGACAACCGAACTTTAAATACCAAAGACTTGTTTTTTGAGCCTACTTTAACCAAAATAGGAGCGGATCAAGTGTTGTCTATGAAGTTAAAGTCAGGTCCAAATTCATTTTTAGAATATAAATACGTAGTGAAACCAAACGATTATATGATTGGTTTTGATGTGCGTTCTCAAGGCTTGAACCAAGTATTGAATACTGCTAAGCCATTGGATTTAGAATGGGATTTGAAAGCTTTCAGAAATGAAAAGAGCATATCTTACGAAAATAAATATACTGAGATTTATTTTGAACATAAAGAGGGTAAAGTTGATTATGCTGGATTAGGTGCTAAAGAAGAAGAAACTCTTGAAAAGCCTACATTTATAGCTTTCAAACAACATTTCTTTACTTCTATATTGGTTTCTAAAACACCTTTTGAGAAAGCGCAATTGGTTTCTACCAATCTTATGAATGATGAAAAAGTAGACACTACTTTTACAAAATCATTCAAAGCGAATTTACCTTTGGCTTTTACTAATGGAGAGCTTGATTATAAATTAAATTGGTACATAGGACCTTCTGATTATAAGACTTTAGCACATTACGATCAAAATCTAGAAAAAATCATCACTTTAGGTTGGGGAATCATTGGTTGGATCAACCGTTTTATCTTTGTGCCTTTATTTGGTTTCCTAGGTTCTTATATTGCTTATGGTATTGCGATTATTCTTTTTACGATTTTAATAAAATTGGCAATGTCGCCTATTACTTTCAAATCGTTCTTGTCACAAGCCAAAATGAAAGTATTGCGTCCAGAAATTGCTGAATTGGGTGAGAAATTCAAAAAAGACCCAATGAAAAAGCAACAAGAAACAATGAAGTTGTACAACAAAGCTGGAGTAAATCCTATGGCGGGTTGTATACCAGCATTGATACAAATGCCTTTCTTGATGGCTTCGTTTCAGTTTTTTCCTTCAGCTTTTGAGTTAAGACAACAAAAGTTTTTATGGGCAGATGATTTGTCTTCTTTTGATGAAATTGTAAAATTACCGTTCCATATTCCATTGTATGGAGATCATATTAGTTTGTTTCCAATTTTGGCAGCGATTGCAATTTTCTTCTATATGAAAATGACTTCAGGAGATCAACAAATGGCAGCACCGCAACAAGAAGGTATGCCAGATATGGCCAAAATGATGAAGATTATGATCTATGTTTCGCCATTGATGATGTTATTCTTCTTTAATAGTTATGGAGCAGGTTTGAGTTTGTATAACTTCATTTCCAACTTAGTTACTATTTTAATTATGTTGGTAATCAAAAGATATTTTATCGATGGAGATAAAATTCACGCTCAAATCCAAGAAAATAAATTGAAAGAGCCTAAAAAACAAGGAAGATTCCAACGCAAATTACAAGAAGCAATGGAACAAGCTGAAGCTCAAAAAGCGGCTCAACAAAAGAAAAAATAA
- a CDS encoding CTP synthase — MNQTKYIFVTGGVTSSLGKGIIAASLAKLLQARGYRTTIQKFDPYINVDPGTLNPYEHGECYVTDDGAETDLDLGHYERFLNVPTSQANNVTTGRIYLSVIEKERRGEFLGKTVQVVPHITNEIKDRMQLLGKSGDYDIVITEIGGTVGDIESLPYIESVRQLVWDLGENNAIVIHLTLVPYLAAAGELKTKPTQHSVKTLMESGIKADILVCRTEHEIADDIRNKLALFCNVKREAVIQSIDASTIYEVPNLMLEEGLDVVALKKLDLPKKAAPDLKNWNTFLKRLKNPKHTVNIGLVGKYVEMQDCYKSILEAFIHAGAANETKVNVISIHSEHLDPSNIAEKLAGLDGVLVAPGFGERGIEGKIEAVRYVRENNIPFFGICLGMQMSIIEYSRTILGYKDANSTEMNENTTHPVVNLMEDQKTVTDKGGTMRLGAWKCEIKPDSLAHKIYGKTEISERHRHRYEYNSAYVEQLQKAGLIASGVNPDTGLVEIVEIENHPFFIGVQYHPEYKSTVANPHPIFVSFVAAAVKAKKK; from the coding sequence ATGAATCAAACGAAATATATTTTTGTTACAGGCGGTGTGACTTCTTCATTAGGAAAAGGAATTATAGCGGCATCATTGGCGAAATTATTACAAGCAAGAGGGTATCGAACAACTATTCAAAAATTCGACCCCTATATTAATGTTGACCCAGGAACACTTAATCCTTACGAGCACGGAGAATGTTACGTAACCGATGATGGAGCCGAAACAGATTTAGATTTAGGTCACTACGAACGTTTCTTAAACGTGCCTACTTCTCAGGCGAATAACGTTACTACTGGTAGAATTTACCTTTCGGTTATTGAAAAAGAAAGAAGAGGAGAATTTTTAGGAAAAACAGTTCAAGTAGTTCCTCATATTACCAATGAAATTAAAGACAGAATGCAATTGCTTGGTAAATCAGGTGATTATGATATTGTCATTACAGAAATTGGTGGAACTGTAGGAGATATCGAATCTTTACCATACATCGAGTCTGTTCGTCAGTTGGTTTGGGATTTAGGAGAAAACAATGCTATTGTTATTCATTTGACGTTAGTTCCTTACTTAGCAGCAGCTGGGGAATTGAAAACTAAACCTACTCAACACTCTGTTAAAACATTAATGGAGAGCGGAATTAAAGCTGATATTTTAGTGTGTAGAACAGAACACGAAATTGCAGACGATATTCGCAACAAATTGGCTTTGTTTTGTAATGTAAAAAGAGAAGCTGTTATTCAATCTATTGATGCTTCTACTATTTATGAAGTACCTAATTTAATGTTAGAAGAAGGTCTAGATGTAGTAGCCTTAAAGAAATTAGACTTACCTAAAAAAGCAGCTCCAGATTTAAAAAATTGGAACACGTTCTTGAAACGTTTAAAAAATCCTAAGCATACCGTAAATATTGGTTTGGTTGGGAAATATGTCGAAATGCAAGATTGCTACAAATCTATTTTGGAAGCTTTTATTCACGCAGGAGCAGCGAATGAAACAAAAGTAAATGTGATTTCGATTCATTCAGAGCATTTGGACCCTTCAAATATTGCTGAGAAATTAGCTGGTTTGGATGGGGTTTTAGTAGCACCAGGTTTTGGAGAAAGAGGAATCGAAGGAAAAATAGAAGCAGTGCGTTATGTTCGTGAGAATAACATTCCATTTTTTGGTATTTGTTTAGGAATGCAAATGTCGATTATAGAATATTCAAGAACTATTTTGGGTTACAAAGACGCCAATTCTACTGAAATGAATGAGAATACGACTCACCCAGTTGTGAATTTGATGGAAGACCAAAAAACAGTAACGGATAAAGGAGGTACAATGCGTTTAGGAGCTTGGAAATGTGAAATAAAACCAGACTCATTAGCACACAAAATATATGGTAAAACCGAAATTTCGGAGCGTCACCGTCACCGTTATGAGTACAATAGTGCTTATGTAGAGCAATTGCAAAAAGCTGGTTTGATTGCTTCTGGGGTGAACCCTGATACTGGTTTGGTAGAAATCGTTGAGATTGAAAATCATCCTTTCTTTATAGGTGTTCAATACCATCCAGAGTATAAAAGTACGGTTGCGAATCCTCACCCAATTTTTGTGAGTTTTGTTGCCGCAGCAGTAAAAGCCAAAAAGAAATAA
- a CDS encoding fasciclin domain-containing protein: MKIASKLKMALACIAFLSFAVSCDNDDDNPKPVDNTITGIAVKNSNLKILVQALTRAELAATLQGTGPFTVFAPTDAAFTKFLSDNKFASVNDVPKDLLTQILLNHVVSGTAKSTDLKTGYIKTLAKGGASTTNTLSMYVDLTSGVKLNGVATVTTADVMASNGVIHVVDAVIGLPTIVTHATANPNFSTLATLLTTQNLITTLSSSATPSPFTVFAPLNSAFDTATTSLYGGLTSAQKTAVLTYHVIGGANVLSTGIPASSPTLETGILKFSGTTITDEQARVTNIVLTDVQCSNGIIHAVNKVLLPTL, translated from the coding sequence ATGAAAATTGCATCAAAATTAAAAATGGCTTTGGCTTGTATTGCATTTTTATCATTCGCTGTATCTTGCGACAATGATGATGACAACCCTAAACCGGTAGACAATACCATTACAGGTATTGCAGTAAAAAATTCAAATTTAAAAATTTTAGTACAAGCGTTAACGAGAGCAGAGTTAGCAGCTACACTTCAAGGAACAGGTCCTTTTACAGTATTTGCTCCAACAGATGCAGCATTTACAAAATTCTTAAGCGATAATAAATTCGCTTCCGTTAATGATGTACCAAAAGATCTTTTGACACAAATTTTATTAAATCACGTAGTAAGCGGTACAGCCAAATCAACCGATTTGAAAACAGGATACATTAAAACACTTGCTAAAGGAGGAGCATCTACAACAAATACTTTAAGTATGTATGTGGACTTAACTTCTGGAGTAAAATTAAACGGTGTTGCCACAGTTACAACAGCTGATGTAATGGCTTCGAACGGGGTTATACACGTAGTGGATGCAGTAATTGGTTTGCCAACAATTGTTACACATGCAACAGCTAATCCTAATTTCTCTACGTTGGCAACATTATTAACTACGCAAAATTTAATTACAACATTAAGTAGTAGCGCAACACCATCACCTTTCACAGTTTTTGCACCTTTAAATTCTGCATTTGATACAGCAACTACAAGTCTGTACGGTGGGTTAACAAGTGCTCAAAAAACTGCAGTATTAACTTATCATGTTATTGGTGGAGCAAATGTACTATCTACAGGAATTCCTGCATCGTCACCTACTTTAGAAACAGGAATTTTAAAGTTTTCTGGCACAACAATTACAGATGAACAAGCAAGAGTAACAAATATTGTTTTAACTGATGTACAATGTTCAAACGGAATTATCCACGCAGTAAACAAAGTCTTACTACCAACTTTGTAA
- a CDS encoding DUF3820 family protein — protein MDENQKHLIQLAHTKMPFGKYEGWYLIDIPEYYIVWYRNKGFPKGVLGEQLQLIYELKANGLEDLIRNIKKKYPKP, from the coding sequence TTGGATGAAAATCAAAAACACTTGATTCAATTGGCACACACTAAAATGCCTTTTGGAAAATATGAAGGTTGGTATCTTATTGATATCCCTGAATATTATATCGTTTGGTACAGAAATAAAGGATTTCCCAAAGGTGTTTTGGGCGAACAACTGCAATTAATTTATGAATTAAAAGCCAACGGATTAGAAGATTTAATTCGGAACATAAAAAAGAAATACCCTAAACCATAA